One Desulfovibrio sp. X2 genomic window, GCATCTCCTGCCCGGGCTTCAGCACGTCCTGGATCAGCGGGAAGCGCTGGCCCTTCGGGATCTGCGCCGAGCCCTGGTAGTATTCGGGGTGGACCTCGTCGATCTGCAGGAAGCCGTTCTTCTCCGCGCCGAAGTTGATGAACGCGGCCTGCAGGGAGGAGTCTATGTTGTGGATGTAGCCTTTGTAGATGTTGCCCTTCATCTTGGCCTGGTGCAGCATCTCGACGTAGTATTCCTGCACCTTGCCCTCTTCGGAAAGGACAAGCTCGACCATTTCGCCCGGCAGGACGGAAAGAAACATCTTCCGCCGGGACTTGTTGCCCTCGGTAGCCATTGAACCCTCGTAAGAAAAAGTAGCGTCCGGCCCCGCGGCCGGAACCGTTTCATGCCGTAAATATGCCGGTCAGCGCGTAGAATCCGTTGTTGCAGGTAACTGCGCCCGACTGCTCCATCTGCTGGAGCAGCGTGCGCACGCGCTCTTCCGGGACGCCCATCGCGTCGGAAATCTGCCCCGGCGTCTGCGGGCGACGCCTGAGGGAATTGCTCACTATTTCCCGAAACTCGTTCTCCGTCAATGGGGTCCGGCCCGCCTCGGCCTGCCGGTCCACGCGCTCGGGCTCCCCGGCCCCCAGGGCCTCGCGGAAGCGGGCGAGCGTCGCGTCGCCCGCCGCGCGGGCGCCGGGATGCGCCCCGGGCCGCGAGAGGGTGACCACGTCCGTGCGCTCGGGGCGCAGCCTGGCCACGTAGTCCGTGAGCAGGGCCAGGTTCTCCGCGGAGTCGTTCACCCCGGCGCAGAGCAGCACCTCCAGGCAGATGCGGCCGGAGAAGCCTGCGCGCAGCGCCAGGATGGACTCGGCCACCCCGGCGGCCGTGATGCCCGAGGCCGGGCGGTTCACGGCCGAAAACTCGCTCTCCACCAGGGAGTCGAGCGAGGGCAGCACGACGTCCGCGCCCGAAAGCTCGCGCCGCACCTCGGGGTCGGCCAGGGCCGTGGAGTTGGTCAGCACGGCCAGGGGCAGGTTCGGGAACAGCGCCCGCGCCCCGGCCAGGATCTCGGCCATCTCGCTGTTCAGGCACGGCTCGCCCAAGCCCCCGAGGGTGATCACCTCGGGCGCGGGGTTGTCGCGCTTCCAGGCGGCCAGCTCGCCCAGCACGCGCGCGGCGGGCACGTAGGCGCGGCGCTGGCGCGTCAGGGTGCGCGTGGGGCCCACCTCGCAGTAGAGGCAGTCCATGGAGCAGATGGGGGCGCCGAGCAGGTCGAGCCCCAGGGAGATGCCCAGACGCCCGGAACGGACCGGGCCGAAGACCGTGGAGTATATCATGCGACGCACCTTGACAGCCCCCCGTGCGCCGGGCGATGAAGTCCGGTTCGGAGGAGAAATGATTTCAGAAGGTGAACTGGTACTGCTCGTCAGCCCCAAGGGCAAGCGCTACATGCGCCGCCTCACTCTGCGCGAACCGCTGCACACCGGCGACGGCAGGCTGGACATGTCCAGCGTGCAGGAGGCCGGGTTCGGCGGCTACGCCACAACCCACCTGGGCCGCGATTACCTCGTGCTCAAGCCCACGTTGCACGACATGTGCAAGAATCTCAA contains:
- a CDS encoding radical SAM protein: MIYSTVFGPVRSGRLGISLGLDLLGAPICSMDCLYCEVGPTRTLTRQRRAYVPAARVLGELAAWKRDNPAPEVITLGGLGEPCLNSEMAEILAGARALFPNLPLAVLTNSTALADPEVRRELSGADVVLPSLDSLVESEFSAVNRPASGITAAGVAESILALRAGFSGRICLEVLLCAGVNDSAENLALLTDYVARLRPERTDVVTLSRPGAHPGARAAGDATLARFREALGAGEPERVDRQAEAGRTPLTENEFREIVSNSLRRRPQTPGQISDAMGVPEERVRTLLQQMEQSGAVTCNNGFYALTGIFTA